GAATATAACAAGTCAAGATGAAGAAGACAAAGCAAATATCATTGAGAGAAATGAGATTGAAGGGAAGCTAATCTGTCCAATCTCTCCGCAACACATTGAGCAGTCAGTCGGGCATCCGGGTCACAGTCCCAACAATCTGCAAGGAGCTCCTGCAGCACAGGACCCTGAAAGATGGAAACTTTTAGTCAACACCTTTTTCTTATTggaaacaaccaaaacaaaaatgtcatgtTCAAGTAAGTAGCACCTGTGTAAGAATACCTGTGGTAATAGGTCCCAGTGTCTAGGTATGGAGGGTCTTTTGTCCATGTAACACACATGCTGAATGAGGTTTTCTAGTGTTACTTTGACTCCCAGCTCGGATTCATAAGGCAACAGATGATGTGCAACAGTATCGCCTGCAGATGGAGACATATTAAAGAATTAAGAGTCAGTGTAGCACCACCACAGGGCAAAAAGGTTTCTAAGCAGAGAGATACTGACGATTGTGCCGAGCAACCTCacggagaagaaaaaaatgaaattgtaaAAATTAGACACTAAAGACTAGATTTGTTCGTTTTTCATTATTAAGATGTGATTAACTTCAGCACTGATTTTAAGTCCAAATCCAAGGAAACCTGTTCTACTGCTTGAGTATTTCCGGATACTGATACATTATACATCTGCTCCACTCGATCTCAGATGCAAGTGTTGCACTATTTACTCCATTTGCTAAATCAAACATCTACAAATACTTTTCAGTCTACGATTTTTCATACTTTACGTGTTCCTTTATGGGCTGACTCCCACTCTGAAGTGTGaactgtctgtatgtctgtctgtttttctgattGAAGAAGTGTACCTTGAAATAAATCAGTGCAACACATCCAGATCTCCCATAGCAGGAGTCCCAGAGCATAGATGTCCCCCTGCAGGAGACACCAGGTGTTGCTGAGGTTTATGGAGCCTTCCAGGACTTCAGGGGACATGTAGCGCAGTGTGCCCAACTGAGCATGACTCTGCAGATGGATAGGAatacaaaatgttatttcaaaggaaaggaaaaggaaagtattcaaggttaaaaaaaaaaacacaattaagtATTGTCCACAGATGCAGCTGTATTTCACATCTGAGTAGAATCTTTATCGTCCttggatttgtatttttttcgtCTCACCTCAATTTTTGTTGCGTGGCTCTGCAGCTGCTTTTGTCCTGAACAAGAGCGTAGGATGGTAGAGCTTCCAAAAtcacacagcacacaggtcCTGTCGGCTCTCACAAGCACATTGAAGCTGCTCAAGTCCCTGTGGGCCACAGGAGGCTTGTGCACATCTGGAAGAACAAGACACGCATCATGATGAAAAGGAAggttgtatttgtgttgttaGTTAATTCTAGTGAAATGTACCGATGAAGACAGGCTCATACTTTATTGGTTAAACctttctgcctctgcctcttctGCGCTGCTATGTGACTGTGAAAATGGTTATAATCATGTGTCCCTGTGCGATGTCAGCTGTTTGTATGTCAGCTTATGGGTTTTAATTATAAGAAATCAACAAAAAGTAATAACCACAATGTATTAGCTTCTGTTAGACAAAAACAACTCAATCAAGTTATAAATAGTCCTATTTGCTCTTCACATCTACAGATATGATAGAGAGGCGAGCTTTCTGTGTGGGTGGCAACATGGACAtgcaaaaagacacacacatttgcttACAGAAATAATCTGGCCCATACCGTGTCTGTGAAGGTCCGAGTGGAGATAGGAAAGTCCCTGTGATAAAGACTGGCACAGCTTCAGTGACAACATCCAGGTACTGGTGTGTTTACTCAGAAATGAGTGGAGAGAACCCTGAAATCAGAAGAACACCAATTGATTATGTCCAAGAGCATAAATAGcagagcagattaaaaaaaagataaacaatcgaaaaaataaaacattatataGAAAACACATCAATTAAAACAGACGTACAATTAAAACAAGTGCAATCAGAAGTTGAAGGGTTAATAATTAAGGATCTAAACTGGCCATAAgaaagtgggtcgcggagccgATTTCAGTGGGTTGCGAAGGTGTGCCTGGAATAAaaattgtgtcaaaaagtctatgaagcgctttttaaacaAATTTGTTTCGTTCCATTTCTTTGTCCACACTTCTTACCCTCTTGagtccaaaaataaaattaatttgaGTCACGATTTgccatgaaggagttggtggtgggtcctgaggctcgaccagttgagaaccactgctccaGAGAACCAGACTAACATAGAGGAAATGTAAGGAGGTAGCATCTCAATAAGAGCTTTGTAAATATAAAGGTACGTATGTAAGTCTCGCCACACAGAGAGTGAAGACCATCCAACATTTCTATACGGGATGTAGTGCCGGGTGCTTGCAGCATCACCTGTAATACATACTATAATTGCAGAGTGGAAAACTGCCTCAAGGGGTTTTAAAGTAATGTGATTGGCTACACTGGCTTCACCTATACAATGAGGACATTACTTTGAAATCATGTTACTGTGTTTGCATGATAACTACCTCATGCTTTTGTTATATTAGGacacttttgttttattataatcCACCTCTTAAGAGGTATTTGAATGATCCCCAATAGGGCAAATGTAATAGTCACTGTAGTGGctttttgtctgaaaaaaatctaaatacatttctatcaaacataatcaaatgaccactgatgcaccatggggATGTGATGTACACAGGCAAAAGAAGTCCAATGTCCATTCAAAAGATTTGCGTTTCTGGTGGTTTGTTTGGTCGAAATCAagcaagcaaacaaaagaacaaagaaaatcttggatcctgctgcctctcttgcgctggtaaaaaaaaaagaaccataagcccacccaggtgcattctggtcctctacctgcctcttacCAAAATAACCTCtggtgcccacagtgttacccAAATACCTAACAAAAATAACGAAAACGTGTTGAATAACTGAATAAACAACACCACCCAAATATTAGTAAACTAAAGCCCACACTAATGTTGACAAAGAATAAATAGCTCCTACAGTCACAGCTGAGTTACAAAAGAGCTACAGAAATTATTTGTTgtaaagaacaaacacaaaaacaaaaagtttgttCTGCATTTATgtatataaagaaaaaaggaaatacaaatCTATTGAATTgttcattatttctttattaactacacaggtttttaaaacatttttttaataaagatttatttttgttttttttgtgcctttaatggagcgaTAGGATATTGGATagtcggaaatcaggaagagagcgtgacatgcgggaaaggagccacaagcgggattcaaacctgggctgcccacttggaagaccacagcctccatacatggggcgcgcgcactaaccactacgtcaccagcgcccctttactgtacatgtttgaaataaatattttacatcTATATATCTTTGTCTCTATCATTTAGGAAAATTAAAGGATGGTAaagtaatgtttttattctttagttcaatatttattttaaatatttgtttcttgTCTCTCTTCCATATAAAgtgaactttttaaagccctgtTTAGGGAAAATAAGCaattgaataataaataaatataatataaatataaatataaataaataaatcaaataataaaacaaaatcaaatatttcCTTTCCTGCAATGACTCTTTCTTCTATTTTGCCTTCTTATCACAACTTCTAAGCCCTCTGAAAATGCAgaagtgaaagtgaaacatTTATCTTGACCACTTACATATTCAGGAAACTGCAGGACCATCAGCCAGCTGCCTCCATCCAGTTTCCTCCCAGCGCCCAGGAAGGGGACAATCCCAGCATGCTTCATTAGTGGCAGCTCATAAACCTCCTTCTCTGCAGTCCATT
The Labrus mixtus chromosome 7, fLabMix1.1, whole genome shotgun sequence DNA segment above includes these coding regions:
- the LOC132978143 gene encoding bone morphogenetic protein receptor type-2-like; the protein is MPGNVGNSSHIPRTDKVSISAGRSLLRVTMILQQWQLILAVECIVFCICSQSFLQKRHCAFQVSPQNNKYTAAGNVSGTVQLCENTQCCVGYFLIVDGQPKVDLLACDVAEKSCPDEICKAQTRFNGRLLKCVCNTDFCNSNITWTTETEVPQPTSSFSTDEIVKTAVIILVGIVLALCCMIAAANWRGFFKEKKNPPPFDDNSFTRLCSCQTTQTSEIITSDIELQQIVSCGHFATVWKGEYHGFVVAVKVFPVGWKEKWTAEKEVYELPLMKHAGIVPFLGAGRKLDGGSWLMVLQFPEYGSLHSFLSKHTSTWMLSLKLCQSLSQGLSYLHSDLHRHDVHKPPVAHRDLSSFNVLVRADRTCVLCDFGSSTILRSCSGQKQLQSHATKIESHAQLGTLRYMSPEVLEGSINLSNTWCLLQGDIYALGLLLWEIWMCCTDLFQGDTVAHHLLPYESELGVKVTLENLIQHVCYMDKRPSIPRHWDLLPQGPVLQELLADCWDCDPDARLTAQCVAERLDRLASLQSHFSQ